A single region of the Myripristis murdjan chromosome 3, fMyrMur1.1, whole genome shotgun sequence genome encodes:
- the nsun3 gene encoding tRNA (cytosine(34)-C(5))-methyltransferase, mitochondrial, whose protein sequence is MLKQSLVIQKLNSKTPTCLQWFCSCEVDSYTGPDSVSQQPVGQKGAPTNQVTNRPKRERSACQPVLDCFDRQYCNELGNLWTTARAVLLDPHSWQYGVMLNRFTTLTGIRHVLQSQGFSSFLPQPDASTLHSTYSSTILASKEEIDKKSVFRPRYISECPPASDGSHLHLDHTTHSQSHQPQSEPLSPSSLSRPSLQCYVHPSALRFPSPAHRPGQLKQYYLLNAASLLPVLALKVRDGETVLDLCSAPGGKALAIMQTATPALLCCNEPDPHRRDWLAKTLESFIPLPLSNRVIISAQDGRSFGQSEAGMYDKVLIDAPCSNDRSWLYSSVALHGEERLKERAKLPLLQAQLLRSALSAVRPGGVVVYSTCTLSSSENYAVVEAVLNSCPEAEPEDLWEELVIPFSNHFTFSPAHPDQTQPGHRPSWHSQYGAVLSCHKNGVLVVPQPGKTWGPMFLCRIRRRK, encoded by the exons ATGTTGAAACAATCCCTTGTAATTCAAAAACTCAATAGCAAGACGCCGACATGTCTACAGTGGTTCTGTTCCTGTGAGGTTGACTCTTACACGGGTCCCGACTCTGTGTCACAACAGCCGGTTGGACAAAAAGGAGCCCCGACCAACCAG GTAACAAACAGGcctaagagagagagatctgcaTGTCAGCCAGTACTGGACTGTTTTGACAGACAGTACTGTAACGAACTTGGAAACCTATGGACAACTGCAAG AGCGGTGCTCCTGGACCCTCACTCTTGGCAGTATGGAGTGATGCTCAACCGCTTCACCACCTTAACAGGCATCAGACATGTCCTCCAATCACAGGGCTTCTCCAGTTTCCTGCCACAACCTGATGCCTCCACATTGCACTCTACCTACTCCTCAACAATCCTTGCTTCCAAGGAGGAAATAGATAAAAAGTCAGTGTTTCGACCTCGCTACATTTCCGAGTGTCCCCCTGCATCTGATGGCTCTCATCTCCACCTGGACCACACCACTCATTCAcaaagtcaccagcctcagtcAGAGCCCCTGTCGCCCTCCAGTCTGTCCCGTCCTTCTCTACAATGTTACGTCCACCCATCTGCATTGCGTTTCCCCTCCCCAGCCCACAGGCCAGGCCAGCTGAAGCAGTACTACCTCCTGAATGCAGCTTCATTGCTTCCAGTGCTGGCTTTGAAAGTAAGAGATGGGGAAACGGTTCTGGATCTTTGCTCTGCCCCTGGCGGGAAAGCCTTAGCCATAATGCAGACTGCCACCCCAG CATTGCTCTGCTGTAACGAGCCAGATCCTCACAGACGGGACTGGCTAGCCAAAACCCTCGAGTCTTTCATCCCTCTCCCACTGAGCAACAGAGTGATCATATCTGCACAGGATGGACGATCTTTTGGCCAGAGCGAGGCTGGGATGTATGATAAG GTTTTAATAGATGCTCCGTGTTCTAATGACAGGAGCTGGCTGTACTCTTCCGTTGCCCTGCATGGGGAAGAAAGACTGAAGGAGAGAGCCAAGCTGCCTCTCCTCCAGGCTCAGCTGCTGAG GTCTGCACTGTCAGCAGTGCGTCCAGGGGGCGTTGTTGTCTACTCAACGTGCACACTGTCCAGCTCTGAGAACTATGCTGTGGTTGAGGCTGTGCTAAACAGCTGCCCAGAGGCTGAACCTGAGGATCTGTGGGAGGAGCTGGTCATTCCCTTCTCCAACCATTTCACATTTAGCCCGGCTCATCCAGATCAAACACAGCCAGGTCACAGGCCATCTTGGCATTCACAGTATGGTGCTGTGCTCTCCTGCCACAAAAATGGTGTTCTGGTGGTTCCTCAGCCAGGCAAGACTTGGGGGCCCATGTTTTTGTGCCGGATTAGAAGGAGGAaatag
- the LOC115353997 gene encoding ATP synthase F(0) complex subunit C2, mitochondrial-like encodes MYACAKFVSTPSLVRAGSRALYRPLSAAVVSDVRGVEATSILAPQSIMASQQQTALRGFQTSAVSRDIDTAAKFIGAGAATVGVAGSGAGIGTVFGSLIIGYARNPSLKQQLFSYAILGFALSEAMGLFCLMVAFLILFAM; translated from the exons ATGTACGCCTGTGCTAAGTTCGTCTCCACGCCCTCACTG GTCCGTGCTGGATCCCGGGCTCTGTACAGACCCCTCTCAGCTGCTGTGGTGTCTGATGTCAGGGGAGTAGAG GCTACCTCAATCCTGGCACCACAAAGCATCATGGCATCCCAGCAGCAGACGGCGCTGCGCGGATTCCAGACCAGCGCCGTGAGCCGCGACATCGACACTGCTGCCAAATTCATTGGAGCAGGAGCTGCCACTGTGGGAGTGGCTGGGTCTGGAGCCGGTATCGGAACAGTGTTTGGTAGCCTTATCATCGGATATGCCAG gaACCCCtctctgaagcagcagctgttCTCCTATGCCATCTTGGGCTTTGCTCTGTCTGAAGCCATGGGTCTCTTCTGTCTGATGGTTGCATTCCTCATTCTGTTTGCCATGTAA